Proteins from a genomic interval of Kribbella aluminosa:
- a CDS encoding Maf family nucleotide pyrophosphatase produces the protein MSIRFVLASASPARLKTLRSAGIEPEVIVSGVDEDDITAENPGELARLLATLKARAVVAGLTDHATVLGCDSVLEFDGEPYGKPGTPDVARERWKMMRGKSGVLHTGHCLIDTSGKQELRELSSTKVQFAEVTDEEIDAYVATGEPLVVAGAFTVDGLGGPFVTAIEGDYHNVVGLSLPLLRRMLIQVGISWPALWNSQKPYTYDEPVASTYDETRGGQVRAQAAAHAVDELLPKGSRVLELAVGTGIVGAELVALGNLVHGFDLSTAMLQRARVRLPGHVAAADAARLPVADRRCDAVVAVWLLHLLDDSEPVIAEVARVLRTDGVFITTTEKSDASRYADTRGPADTRSQDALAHLTAAAARHGLTLDGATTFPGPVRNTGEAPVYPLVRFRRV, from the coding sequence GTGAGCATCCGATTCGTGCTGGCGTCGGCGTCGCCGGCCCGGCTGAAGACGCTGCGCAGCGCGGGGATCGAGCCGGAGGTGATCGTCTCCGGCGTCGACGAGGACGACATCACCGCGGAGAACCCGGGTGAGCTCGCCCGGCTGCTCGCGACCCTGAAGGCCCGCGCGGTGGTCGCGGGCCTGACCGACCACGCGACCGTGCTCGGCTGCGACTCGGTGCTGGAGTTCGACGGGGAGCCGTACGGGAAACCCGGGACGCCGGACGTCGCTCGCGAGCGCTGGAAGATGATGCGCGGGAAGAGCGGTGTACTGCACACCGGGCACTGTCTGATCGACACTTCCGGCAAGCAGGAACTGCGCGAGCTGTCGTCGACGAAGGTGCAGTTCGCGGAGGTGACCGACGAGGAGATCGACGCGTACGTCGCCACCGGCGAACCCCTCGTGGTCGCCGGAGCGTTCACCGTCGACGGCCTCGGCGGGCCGTTCGTGACCGCGATCGAGGGCGACTACCACAACGTCGTCGGCCTCTCGCTGCCGTTGCTGCGCCGGATGCTGATCCAGGTCGGCATCTCCTGGCCCGCCTTGTGGAACTCCCAGAAGCCCTACACGTACGACGAGCCGGTCGCCTCGACGTACGACGAAACCCGCGGCGGCCAGGTCCGGGCCCAGGCCGCCGCGCACGCCGTCGACGAGTTGCTGCCGAAGGGCAGCCGGGTACTGGAACTGGCTGTGGGTACCGGCATCGTCGGCGCCGAGCTTGTTGCTCTTGGCAACCTTGTGCACGGGTTCGACCTGTCGACCGCGATGCTGCAGCGCGCCCGGGTCCGGCTGCCCGGTCATGTCGCGGCCGCCGACGCCGCGCGACTGCCCGTCGCCGACCGTAGGTGCGACGCGGTCGTCGCGGTCTGGCTCCTGCACCTCCTCGACGACAGCGAACCGGTGATCGCCGAGGTCGCCCGCGTCCTCCGCACGGACGGCGTCTTCATCACCACCACCGAGAAGTCCGACGCCAGCAGGTACGCCGACACCCGCGGCCCGGCGGACACCCGCTCCCAGGACGCCCTCGCCCACCTCACCGCGGCAGCTGCCCGCCACGGCCTCACACTGGACGGCGCCACCACCTTCCCCGGCCCGGTACGCAACACCGGCGAGGCTCCGGTTTATCCACTCGTCCGGTTCCGGCGCGTTTGA
- a CDS encoding PH domain-containing protein, which yields MAISAKLLGEDEYVVVSTRTHWKAMIGPVLLLLVVAGLGAFLAAIVPSGSLQSPARIAILAVGVVLIAAFAVRPFLDWFFSTYTITNRRLITRHGVLTRTGRDIPLMRINDVSYEHGLIDRMLGCGTLHIESAGERGQVVLPDVPHVEHVHLQMSDLLFGGPDGKMGDGILDDEEPPEHMRRRPPEQPPKQQPRGDDGDTIFSSGDER from the coding sequence ATGGCGATCTCCGCGAAGTTGTTGGGTGAGGACGAGTACGTCGTCGTCAGCACCCGGACGCACTGGAAGGCGATGATCGGCCCGGTCCTCCTGCTCCTGGTGGTGGCGGGGCTCGGCGCGTTCCTGGCCGCGATCGTGCCGTCCGGGTCGCTGCAGAGCCCGGCCCGGATCGCGATCCTCGCGGTCGGCGTGGTGCTGATCGCGGCGTTCGCGGTCCGGCCGTTCCTGGACTGGTTCTTCTCGACGTACACGATCACCAACCGGCGGCTGATCACCCGGCACGGCGTGCTCACCCGGACCGGCCGGGACATCCCGTTGATGCGGATCAACGACGTGTCCTACGAGCACGGCCTGATCGACCGGATGCTCGGCTGCGGCACGCTGCACATCGAGTCCGCCGGGGAACGCGGCCAGGTGGTGCTGCCCGACGTACCGCACGTCGAGCACGTCCACCTGCAGATGTCCGACCTGCTGTTCGGTGGTCCGGACGGCAAGATGGGCGACGGCATCCTGGACGACGAGGAGCCGCCGGAGCACATGCGCCGCCGTCCGCCGGAGCAGCCGCCGAAGCAGCAGCCGCGCGGGGACGACGGCGACACGATCTTCAGCTCGGGCGACGAGCGCTAG
- a CDS encoding TetR/AcrR family transcriptional regulator gives MVGDAEKRRRAPHLGPERRRPLILDAALGVFAAKGYSGTTMQSVADAAGVTKPVVYDCFANRDELLLALLAREEQHLVITIVGALPPDPGVGTPEEHVRDGLTAFLTAVQKNPQSWRIVFGAQYGAAPVVAERVRAARAFLVESLRLTLMKSLPDVTDPDANLPVLAELLASMTETCARMLVSDATDATDATDRTPAELARTVSQVVAGGFRNV, from the coding sequence GTGGTCGGGGACGCTGAGAAACGCCGGCGGGCGCCGCACCTCGGGCCGGAGCGGCGTCGGCCGCTGATCCTGGACGCCGCCCTCGGGGTGTTCGCGGCCAAGGGATACTCCGGTACGACGATGCAGTCCGTCGCCGACGCCGCGGGTGTCACCAAACCCGTCGTCTACGACTGCTTCGCGAACCGTGACGAGCTCCTGCTGGCGCTGCTCGCCCGCGAGGAGCAGCACCTGGTGATCACGATCGTCGGCGCCCTGCCCCCGGACCCCGGCGTCGGTACCCCCGAGGAACACGTCCGTGACGGCCTGACCGCGTTCCTCACCGCCGTACAGAAGAACCCGCAGTCCTGGCGCATCGTGTTCGGAGCGCAGTACGGCGCAGCGCCCGTTGTCGCCGAGCGGGTCCGCGCCGCCCGCGCGTTTCTGGTCGAGAGCCTGCGGCTGACCCTGATGAAGTCGCTCCCGGACGTCACCGACCCGGACGCGAACCTCCCGGTGCTGGCCGAGCTGCTCGCGTCGATGACCGAGACCTGCGCCCGGATGCTCGTCAGCGACGCCACCGACGCCACCGACGCCACCGACCGCACGCCGGCCGAGCTCGCCCGGACGGTTTCCCAGGTGGTCGCGGGTGGTTTCCGAAACGTTTGA
- a CDS encoding phosphoenolpyruvate carboxylase yields MTETGSETRTRARFEVPEELRADVRLLGEILGKVLVEYAGQPLLDDVEKLRELTIAGDGAAAEELVASWPHERAEDVARAFTCYFHLTNLSEELHRARVLRERDRAGSEAVVSELAQAVEQIARDSGEQQARALLNGLEFRPVLTAHPTEARRRAVLATIRRITSLLDARHDPRAGDSDLAENRRRLVEQVDILWRTSQLRTSRPTPLDEVRSAMAVFEETLFDVVGNVYRRLDDALSGDAAGTRTPVVAPFVHLGSWIGGDRDGNPNVTAAITREAMQIQADHVLQALERATEALGRSLTLDAATTPPSAPVRRILEDARAVNPELIADIETRSPAEPHRQLLLLAARRLAATRSRDADFGYPRSADFLHELKVLQDSLVTAGAPRQAFGELQQLIWQVNSFGFHLAELEIRQHSSVHAKALEEVLGGGELSDQTEEVLATLRVISQIQQRFGPDACRRYVVSFTRNAGDLAAVYELADAALDGRPIELDVVPLFETGEDLQNSVEVLDNAIQLTRVRHRLTANDRRFEVMLGYSDSAKDVGPVSATLALYDAQARITAWAQRNAIRLTLFHGRGGALGRGGGPANRAVLAQAPGSVAGRFKLTEQGEAIPARYGNAPIAQRHIEQVTAATLLASTPAVEERAAAAADRFAVVGKTLDEAARTAYHRLVKADGFAEWFSTVTPLEELGQLPLGSRPARRGVAVSSLEDLRAIPWVFAWSQARVNAPGWYGLGTALAAVGDVDLLRDANQNWPLFQVMLENAEMSLAKTDRRILGRYLELGDRPDLTQQMLDEHALTTEWVLKVLDQERLLQGRRVLGRAVELRNPYVDALSYLQLRALRTLRTDDSLDEQQIVRTRQLLLLTVSGVAAGLQNTG; encoded by the coding sequence GTGACCGAGACCGGTAGTGAGACCCGTACCCGCGCGCGGTTCGAGGTGCCTGAGGAACTCAGGGCCGACGTCCGCCTGCTCGGCGAGATCCTCGGCAAGGTGCTCGTCGAGTACGCCGGTCAGCCGCTGCTCGACGACGTCGAGAAACTGCGCGAGCTGACCATCGCCGGTGACGGCGCCGCGGCCGAGGAGCTGGTGGCGTCGTGGCCGCACGAGCGGGCCGAGGACGTGGCCCGGGCGTTCACCTGCTACTTCCACCTGACGAACCTCAGCGAGGAGCTGCACCGCGCCCGGGTGCTCCGCGAGCGCGATCGGGCCGGCAGCGAGGCGGTGGTGTCCGAGCTGGCCCAGGCCGTCGAGCAGATCGCCCGCGACAGCGGGGAGCAGCAGGCGCGGGCGTTGCTGAACGGGCTGGAGTTCCGCCCGGTGCTGACCGCGCACCCGACCGAGGCCCGGCGCCGCGCCGTACTGGCGACGATCCGCCGGATCACGTCGCTGCTCGACGCGCGCCACGACCCGCGCGCCGGCGACAGCGACCTGGCCGAGAACCGGCGCCGCCTGGTCGAGCAGGTCGACATCCTCTGGCGTACGTCGCAGCTCCGGACCAGCCGCCCCACGCCGCTGGACGAGGTCCGCTCCGCGATGGCTGTCTTCGAGGAGACCTTGTTCGACGTCGTCGGCAACGTGTACCGCCGGCTCGACGACGCGCTGTCCGGAGACGCGGCCGGGACCAGGACCCCGGTGGTGGCGCCGTTCGTCCACCTGGGTTCGTGGATCGGCGGCGACCGGGACGGCAACCCGAACGTCACCGCCGCGATCACCCGCGAGGCGATGCAGATCCAGGCCGACCACGTGCTGCAGGCGCTCGAGCGGGCCACCGAGGCGCTCGGGCGGTCGCTGACGCTGGACGCCGCGACCACCCCGCCGTCCGCGCCGGTACGCCGGATCCTGGAGGACGCCCGCGCGGTCAACCCGGAGCTGATCGCGGACATCGAGACCCGCTCGCCGGCCGAACCGCACCGGCAGCTGCTGCTGCTGGCCGCGCGCCGGCTGGCCGCGACCCGGTCCCGTGACGCCGACTTCGGGTACCCGCGGTCCGCCGACTTCCTGCACGAGCTCAAGGTCCTGCAGGACTCGCTGGTGACCGCGGGCGCGCCGCGGCAGGCGTTCGGCGAGCTGCAGCAGCTCATCTGGCAGGTCAACTCGTTCGGCTTCCACCTGGCCGAGCTGGAGATCCGCCAGCACTCGTCGGTGCACGCCAAGGCGCTCGAGGAGGTGCTCGGCGGCGGCGAGCTGTCCGACCAGACCGAAGAGGTGCTCGCCACCCTCCGGGTGATCTCCCAGATCCAGCAGCGGTTCGGCCCGGACGCGTGCCGCCGGTACGTCGTCTCGTTCACCCGCAACGCCGGCGACCTGGCCGCGGTGTACGAGCTGGCCGACGCCGCGCTCGACGGCCGCCCGATCGAGCTGGACGTCGTACCGCTGTTCGAAACCGGCGAGGACCTGCAGAACTCGGTCGAGGTGCTGGACAACGCGATCCAGCTGACCCGGGTCCGGCACCGGCTGACCGCGAACGACCGGCGCTTCGAGGTGATGCTCGGGTACTCCGACTCCGCGAAGGACGTCGGCCCGGTCTCGGCGACGCTGGCGCTGTACGACGCGCAGGCGCGGATCACCGCGTGGGCGCAGCGGAACGCGATCCGGCTGACCCTGTTCCACGGCCGCGGCGGTGCCCTCGGGCGTGGCGGCGGCCCGGCGAACCGCGCCGTCCTGGCGCAGGCTCCCGGGTCGGTGGCCGGGCGGTTCAAGCTCACCGAGCAGGGCGAGGCGATCCCGGCGCGGTACGGCAACGCGCCGATCGCGCAGCGGCACATCGAGCAGGTGACCGCGGCGACGCTGCTGGCGTCGACGCCGGCCGTCGAGGAGCGGGCGGCCGCTGCGGCCGACCGGTTCGCGGTGGTCGGGAAGACGCTCGACGAGGCGGCGCGGACGGCGTACCACCGGCTGGTGAAGGCGGACGGGTTCGCGGAGTGGTTCAGCACGGTGACGCCGTTGGAAGAGCTGGGGCAGCTGCCCCTCGGTTCGCGGCCGGCCCGGCGTGGTGTCGCGGTCTCGTCGCTGGAGGACCTGCGGGCGATCCCGTGGGTGTTCGCGTGGTCGCAGGCCCGGGTGAACGCTCCCGGTTGGTACGGCCTCGGTACGGCGCTGGCAGCGGTCGGCGACGTGGACCTGCTGCGGGACGCGAACCAGAACTGGCCGCTGTTCCAGGTGATGCTGGAGAACGCGGAGATGTCGCTGGCCAAGACGGACCGGCGCATCCTCGGCCGCTACCTGGAGCTGGGCGACCGGCCCGACCTGACCCAGCAGATGCTGGACGAGCACGCGCTCACCACCGAGTGGGTGCTCAAGGTGCTCGACCAGGAACGCCTGCTGCAAGGGCGGCGGGTGCTGGGGCGCGCGGTCGAGCTGCGGAACCCGTACGTCGACGCGCTCAGCTACCTGCAACTGCGGGCGTTGCGGACGCTGCGGACCGACGACTCGCTTGACGAGCAGCAGATCGTCCGCACCCGACAGCTGCTGTTGCTGACCGTTTCCGGTGTTGCCGCAGGTCTGCAGAACACCGGATGA
- a CDS encoding acyl-CoA carboxylase epsilon subunit, with amino-acid sequence MSEAVLRVVKGEPTVEELAALVAVVAARGVVPAPGTDRSSNWATYWRNARTPFHPGPGQWRASAHP; translated from the coding sequence ATGAGCGAGGCTGTGCTGCGGGTGGTGAAGGGCGAGCCTACTGTCGAGGAGCTCGCGGCGCTGGTCGCGGTGGTCGCTGCACGCGGCGTCGTGCCGGCGCCCGGCACCGACCGCTCCAGTAATTGGGCGACCTACTGGCGCAACGCCCGTACGCCGTTCCACCCTGGGCCTGGGCAGTGGCGCGCGTCGGCGCACCCATAA
- a CDS encoding biotin--[acetyl-CoA-carboxylase] ligase, with protein sequence MSFSELERPPLDEKFLRGRLVRPGSFWTQIDVVEDTPSTNADVAAAAASGQPEGLVIAAEHQSSGRGRLGRTWTTPPRSALLMSALLRPTGVDAARWPWLGLLVPLAVAAAVRRVAEVPAQVKWPNDVLVENRKLAGILLERIEGPAVVIGIGLNVSLRSDERPHEAATSLALEHATTTDRATIMAAVLRELASRYQSWVDAAGDPATVLPEYRELSATLGQAVRVELPDGTFLEGTARDLADDGRLVVDTPAGMRPLAAGDVTHLRTT encoded by the coding sequence ATGAGTTTCAGCGAGCTGGAACGGCCCCCGCTGGACGAGAAGTTCCTGCGGGGGCGGTTGGTGCGCCCTGGTTCGTTCTGGACGCAGATCGACGTCGTGGAGGACACGCCGTCGACGAACGCCGACGTGGCAGCTGCGGCCGCAAGTGGTCAGCCTGAGGGCCTGGTCATTGCTGCTGAGCACCAGTCCTCCGGGCGTGGGCGGCTGGGGCGCACGTGGACCACACCGCCACGCTCTGCCTTGTTGATGTCGGCCCTGCTGCGTCCTACGGGTGTCGACGCGGCACGGTGGCCGTGGTTGGGCCTGCTGGTGCCTCTTGCGGTCGCGGCCGCCGTACGGCGGGTTGCCGAGGTGCCTGCCCAGGTGAAGTGGCCCAACGACGTACTGGTGGAGAACCGCAAGCTGGCCGGGATCCTGCTGGAGCGCATCGAGGGGCCGGCAGTCGTCATCGGCATCGGCCTGAACGTGAGCCTCCGCTCCGACGAGAGGCCCCACGAGGCCGCGACCTCCCTCGCCCTGGAACACGCCACCACCACGGACCGAGCCACGATCATGGCCGCCGTGCTCCGAGAACTCGCCTCTCGCTACCAGTCCTGGGTCGACGCCGCGGGTGATCCCGCGACGGTGCTCCCGGAGTACCGCGAGCTGTCCGCAACCCTGGGCCAGGCCGTACGCGTCGAGCTTCCGGACGGGACCTTCCTCGAAGGAACCGCCCGCGACCTGGCCGACGACGGCCGCCTCGTCGTGGACACTCCCGCCGGGATGCGACCGCTGGCAGCAGGCGACGTGACGCATCTCCGCACCACCTGA
- a CDS encoding DUF885 domain-containing protein has translation MTEATKPNSPIDQLAERHLEQDVVLDPLGATEMGIAGHDHELPDFTPDGFAARIDLTRRSLAEARAIEPSSPREEVAKDAFVERLGLELEMYEAGVPQHQLNAISSVPAALRQVFDLMPTGTQQDWEVVAIRLNQIGTTLDGYRDTLLEQAALGRISAVRQVTGLADRIASWTGADGDDFFAGLAAQAPSGAVKPTVEAAAASARKAFEQFGAWLTAELAPRAPERDACGREVYELASRNFLGAKVDLEETYAWGWQELARIESDMQDIAAGLNGGERNIEATAALLDNDPARSIQGKEAFRDWMQQLSDAAVAELGGTHFDIADEIRTLQCMIAPTSDGSIYYTQPSEDLTTRPGRMWWAVPNGVETFATWREVTTVYHEGVPGHHLQVAQTMLRTDLLNRWQRIACWVSGHGEGWALYAERLMEEIGYLEDAGARFGMLDAQGFRAARVIVDIGMHLELEVPRDNPFGWRPGERWNAALGFEFLRAHCRMETEFLQAELNRYLGWPGQAPSYKVGERIWLQAREEAKQRKGSAFDLREFHRDALNLGSIGLDPLRRALAKL, from the coding sequence GTGACGGAAGCTACCAAGCCGAACAGCCCGATCGACCAGCTCGCCGAGCGGCATCTCGAGCAGGACGTCGTCCTCGACCCGCTCGGCGCCACCGAGATGGGCATCGCCGGCCACGACCACGAGCTGCCGGACTTCACCCCGGACGGGTTCGCGGCCCGGATCGACCTGACCCGGCGGTCGCTCGCCGAGGCCCGCGCGATCGAGCCGTCGAGCCCGCGCGAGGAGGTCGCCAAGGATGCGTTCGTGGAGCGGCTCGGGCTGGAGCTGGAGATGTACGAGGCCGGCGTACCGCAGCATCAGCTGAACGCGATCTCGTCGGTGCCGGCCGCGCTCCGGCAGGTGTTCGACCTGATGCCGACCGGTACCCAGCAGGACTGGGAGGTGGTCGCGATCCGGCTGAACCAGATCGGTACGACGCTCGACGGGTACCGCGACACGCTCCTCGAGCAGGCCGCGCTCGGCCGGATCTCAGCCGTACGGCAGGTGACCGGGCTGGCCGACCGGATCGCCAGCTGGACCGGTGCCGACGGCGACGACTTCTTCGCCGGACTGGCCGCACAGGCCCCCTCTGGTGCGGTGAAGCCGACCGTGGAGGCCGCGGCCGCGTCGGCGCGGAAGGCGTTCGAGCAGTTCGGCGCCTGGCTGACCGCCGAGCTCGCGCCGCGGGCGCCGGAGCGGGACGCGTGCGGCCGCGAGGTGTACGAGCTGGCCTCGCGCAACTTCCTCGGCGCGAAGGTCGACCTCGAGGAGACGTACGCGTGGGGCTGGCAGGAGCTGGCCCGGATCGAGAGCGACATGCAGGACATCGCCGCCGGGCTGAACGGCGGCGAGCGGAACATCGAGGCCACCGCCGCGCTGCTGGACAACGACCCGGCGCGCAGCATCCAGGGCAAGGAGGCGTTCCGGGACTGGATGCAGCAGCTGTCCGACGCGGCCGTCGCCGAGCTGGGCGGTACGCACTTCGACATCGCCGACGAGATCCGCACGCTGCAGTGCATGATCGCGCCGACCTCCGACGGCTCGATCTACTACACGCAGCCGAGCGAGGACCTGACCACGCGGCCGGGCCGGATGTGGTGGGCGGTGCCGAACGGCGTCGAGACGTTCGCCACCTGGCGCGAGGTGACCACGGTGTACCACGAGGGCGTGCCGGGGCATCACCTCCAGGTCGCGCAGACCATGCTGCGGACCGACCTGCTGAACCGCTGGCAGCGGATCGCCTGCTGGGTCTCCGGTCACGGCGAGGGCTGGGCGCTGTACGCCGAACGCCTGATGGAGGAGATCGGCTACCTCGAGGACGCCGGCGCCCGGTTCGGGATGCTGGACGCGCAGGGCTTCCGGGCCGCGCGGGTGATCGTCGACATCGGCATGCACCTGGAGCTGGAGGTGCCCCGGGACAACCCGTTCGGCTGGCGGCCGGGGGAGCGCTGGAACGCCGCGCTCGGGTTCGAGTTCCTGCGCGCGCACTGCCGGATGGAGACGGAGTTCCTGCAGGCCGAGCTGAACCGGTACCTCGGCTGGCCGGGGCAGGCGCCGTCGTACAAGGTCGGTGAACGGATCTGGCTGCAGGCGCGGGAGGAGGCCAAGCAGCGCAAGGGATCCGCGTTCGACCTGCGCGAATTCCACCGGGACGCGCTGAACCTGGGGTCGATCGGCCTGGACCCGCTGCGCCGGGCGCTGGCGAAGCTGTGA
- a CDS encoding SCP2 sterol-binding domain-containing protein, with protein MTERGSAGWLESEGVTALDASELARLVDRTSERELRHRLIGGVREIALREIFRRMPEYLRPARAAGFDAVIGWQITGARGPGRTVDEYWLRIHDGHCTVISPQPTPPDISIRTDPTTLLRVVTGNEDPILALLKQRLTVRGDLAQAARLPKLFTTGPT; from the coding sequence ATGACCGAACGAGGCAGTGCCGGCTGGCTCGAGTCCGAGGGTGTGACCGCCCTGGACGCGAGCGAGCTCGCTCGACTGGTCGACCGGACGTCGGAGCGGGAGCTCCGGCATCGACTCATCGGGGGAGTACGAGAGATCGCGTTGCGCGAGATCTTTCGCCGGATGCCGGAGTACCTCCGACCCGCCCGGGCGGCCGGGTTCGACGCTGTGATCGGCTGGCAGATCACCGGCGCGCGCGGGCCCGGCCGTACCGTCGACGAGTACTGGCTACGGATCCACGACGGCCACTGCACGGTGATCTCCCCGCAGCCCACTCCCCCCGACATCTCGATCCGTACCGACCCCACCACCCTGCTCCGCGTCGTCACCGGCAACGAGGACCCGATCCTCGCCCTCCTCAAACAACGCCTCACAGTCCGCGGCGACCTGGCCCAGGCCGCCCGACTCCCCAAACTCTTCACCACCGGCCCGACGTAG
- a CDS encoding acyl-CoA carboxylase subunit beta, whose product MGETVNIHTTAGKIADLEHRLDEAVHAGSERAVEKQHARGKKTARERIELLLDEGSFSELDEFARHRSTSFGLESNRPYGDGVVTGFGTIDGRQVCVFAQDFTVFGGSLGEVFGEKIVKVMDLAMKIGCPLIGINDSGGARIQEGVVSLGLYGEIFRRNVRASGVIPQISLIMGPCAGGAVYSPAVTDFTVMVDESSYMFITGPDVIKTVTGEDVTQEELGGARTHNTKSGNAHYLGSDEEDAIEWVKALVGHLPQNNLEDPPVYDAPADLEPTDTDLALDTLVPDSPNQPYDMHTAIEAVVDDGDFLEVQTLFAPNLIVGFGRVEGRPAGVVANQPLQFAGTLDIDASEKAARFVRTCDAFNLPILTFVDVPGFLPGTDQEWNGIIRRGAKLIYAYAEATVPMITVITRKAYGGAYDVMGSKHLGADMNIAWPTAQIAVMGAQGAVNILHRRELTAVADAGGDTETRRQELITEYEDHLANPYIAAERGYIDAVIKPSETRAEIVRALRLLRTKRDTLPPKKHGNIPL is encoded by the coding sequence ATGGGAGAGACCGTGAACATCCACACCACCGCCGGGAAGATCGCGGACCTCGAGCACCGGCTCGACGAGGCCGTGCATGCCGGGTCGGAGCGTGCGGTGGAGAAGCAGCACGCCCGCGGCAAGAAGACTGCCCGCGAGCGGATCGAGCTGCTGCTGGACGAGGGCTCCTTCTCCGAGCTGGACGAGTTCGCGCGGCACCGGTCGACGAGCTTCGGCCTGGAGTCGAACCGCCCGTACGGCGACGGCGTGGTGACCGGGTTCGGCACCATCGACGGCCGCCAGGTGTGCGTGTTCGCGCAGGACTTCACCGTGTTCGGCGGCAGCCTGGGCGAGGTGTTCGGCGAGAAGATCGTCAAGGTGATGGACCTGGCGATGAAGATCGGCTGCCCGCTGATCGGCATCAACGACTCCGGCGGCGCCCGGATCCAGGAAGGCGTGGTCTCCCTCGGCCTGTACGGCGAGATCTTCCGCCGCAACGTCCGCGCGTCCGGGGTGATCCCGCAGATCTCGCTGATCATGGGCCCGTGTGCCGGCGGCGCGGTCTACTCCCCCGCGGTCACGGACTTCACCGTGATGGTCGACGAGTCGTCGTACATGTTCATCACCGGCCCGGACGTGATCAAGACCGTCACCGGCGAGGACGTCACCCAGGAGGAGCTCGGCGGCGCCCGGACGCACAACACCAAGTCCGGCAACGCGCACTACCTCGGCTCCGACGAGGAGGACGCGATCGAGTGGGTGAAGGCGCTCGTCGGTCACCTCCCGCAGAACAACCTCGAGGATCCCCCGGTGTACGACGCCCCGGCCGACCTCGAGCCGACCGACACGGACCTCGCGCTCGACACGCTGGTCCCGGACTCGCCGAACCAGCCGTACGACATGCACACCGCGATCGAGGCGGTGGTCGACGACGGCGACTTCCTCGAGGTACAGACGCTGTTCGCGCCGAACCTGATCGTCGGCTTCGGCCGGGTCGAGGGCCGCCCGGCCGGCGTGGTCGCGAACCAGCCGCTGCAGTTCGCCGGCACGCTGGACATCGACGCGTCCGAGAAGGCCGCGCGGTTCGTCCGGACCTGCGACGCGTTCAACCTGCCGATCCTGACCTTCGTCGACGTCCCCGGGTTCCTGCCTGGCACCGACCAGGAGTGGAACGGCATCATCCGCCGCGGCGCGAAGCTGATCTACGCGTACGCCGAGGCGACCGTCCCGATGATCACGGTGATCACCCGGAAGGCCTACGGCGGCGCGTACGACGTGATGGGCTCGAAGCACCTCGGCGCCGACATGAACATCGCCTGGCCGACCGCGCAGATCGCGGTGATGGGCGCCCAAGGTGCTGTGAACATCCTGCACCGCCGCGAGCTCACAGCAGTCGCCGACGCCGGTGGTGACACCGAGACCCGCCGCCAGGAACTGATCACCGAGTACGAGGACCACCTGGCGAACCCGTACATCGCGGCCGAACGCGGCTACATCGACGCGGTGATCAAGCCGAGCGAGACCCGCGCCGAGATCGTCCGCGCCCTGCGCCTGCTCCGCACCAAACGCGACACCCTGCCGCCGAAGAAGCATGGGAACATCCCGCTGTAA